A genomic window from Gammaproteobacteria bacterium includes:
- a CDS encoding Predicted DNA binding protein, CopG/RHH family has product MKAKSKPLPSLRSDAEAERFVETADLSEYDLSSFKPVRFEFTPKDATLTMRLPASLLDAVKLKAKSKGIPYTRYVRMLLENDTAR; this is encoded by the coding sequence AAGCCAAATCTAAGCCCCTGCCATCGCTTCGTAGCGACGCTGAGGCGGAACGGTTCGTCGAGACCGCCGACTTATCGGAATACGACCTGTCCAGCTTCAAACCGGTGCGTTTCGAGTTCACGCCAAAGGACGCGACACTGACCATGCGCCTGCCCGCATCTCTTCTGGACGCCGTGAAGCTGAAGGCCAAGAGCAAAGGCATCCCCTATACCCGGTATGTGCGGATGCTGCTTGAGAACGACACGGCGCGATGA